In Candidatus Methylacidiphilales bacterium, the sequence GCGATATGTTATGCGCGAGGAATGCTGGGGTGAAGGGGGTGTTGGTGTTGACGGGGAGGCATGATCCGGCGGAGGTGGAGCGCGCGAAGGGGGAGGCGGATTGGGTGGCAAGGGATTTTGCGGAGGCTGTGGGGTGGGTGATGGTTCGGTTGAAAGAGGCGATGGATGGGAGGATTTGAGTGAGGAAGAGGCGATGGGCGAGCGGATCGGGGTTGTAGGATGGCGACGGTATGGCGGTGGAGGTTAACGTGAATCTAGACTTCAGGTGCTGGAGCTGATGAGAATGGAGGGAGAGAGGGTGAAGGGTGGCGTGGAATGGGCGGGGGAAGTTAGTCGAGATCGATTTCGATTGATTCGCGAGGTGGGGGGATGATGACGTTGATGTGGGGGGCGGAGGTGTGGATGGATTGTTTGAGGTTTTGGAGGGCTGCGGGGTCGCCGTGGACGAGGATGCAGTGGCGGGGGTTAGTTTGGAGGATGTATTGAAGGAGGTCGTAGCCTTGTGCGTGAGCGGTGAGGTCGAAGTGCTCGACGGAACAGTGGACGGGGAGAGGCTCTTCTTCTTCATCGAGGGAGATTGAGGGGGGAGAGGCGGTGGAGGTGTTTACGGAGTGTAGGAGGCGGCCTGCGGGGGATTCGGGATCGCAATAGCCGATGAAGAAGATGGCGTGCCGGGGGTCGTTGAGGAAGTGGGGGGCGAGGAAGTTGGAGAGCGTCTTGGGGGTCATCATGCCGGAGGAAAGGAGGTAGATGGTGCGTGGGGCGGGGCGGAAATTATGAGCGGTGCGGCCATCGAGGAGGCGGGGTTGGATTTGGCGTTGGATGTGGAGATCGGGGTGGGCGCGCGGGGAGCGGTGGGCAAGACGGTCATAGATCTCGGTGAACGCTTTGCTGAGACCGCCGATGTAGATTGGTGTAGGGGGGAGCTGACCTTGTAGTTGGGCGTGGTAGAGCAGGGTAAGGGTCTCTTGGGTTTTTCCTAGGGCAAAGCATGGGATGAGAATGGAACCATCGCGCTCAAAGACTTCTCGGATGCGAGTGATGAAGTGGTTAATGATTTGTTCGCGATGGATGGTGGGGGCAGAGGTGTTTTCTCCGCGCGTAGCTTCGATGATCAGGAGGTCCCATCGGATGTGAGGAAGGCGAGCTGGGAACATGAGTGTCTGTGAAGAGAGATTGATGTCTCCGGTGTAGAGGACTTTTTTGTTTTGCACTGTGAACTCAATGGCCGTGGAGCCGAGGATGTGACCGGCATCGTGGAAGCGAAAGGTGCAAGTCTCTTTCGGGGTAGCAGGGTCGCCTTGAAGATCGTAATGACGGCCAAGGGAGCAAAGTTGCCAACGTTTAGAGATGCGTGTGATTT encodes:
- a CDS encoding MBL fold metallo-hydrolase, with amino-acid sequence MLRFTNLTQANEIGANSYLLHLAPDSAVLLDAGMHPKNEGYDALPLLDLVHSTPLRSIFISHAHHDHTGTLPLYQRQHTSVPVFMTEATACLTETLLHNSVEVMSKQRTTVHPEYPLYTHKEITRISKRWQLCSLGRHYDLQGDPATPKETCTFRFHDAGHILGSTAIEFTVQNKKVLYTGDINLSSQTLMFPARLPHIRWDLLIIEATRGENTSAPTIHREQIINHFITRIREVFERDGSILIPCFALGKTQETLTLLYHAQLQGQLPPTPIYIGGLSKAFTEIYDRLAHRSPRAHPDLHIQRQIQPRLLDGRTAHNFRPAPRTIYLLSSGMMTPKTLSNFLAPHFLNDPRHAIFFIGYCDPESPAGRLLHSVNTSTASPPSISLDEEEEPLPVHCSVEHFDLTAHAQGYDLLQYILQTNPRHCILVHGDPAALQNLKQSIHTSAPHINVIIPPPRESIEIDLD